Proteins encoded in a region of the Armigeres subalbatus isolate Guangzhou_Male unplaced genomic scaffold, GZ_Asu_2 Contig1035, whole genome shotgun sequence genome:
- the LOC134202130 gene encoding uncharacterized protein LOC134202130: MYMFQLEPSDIQPDAQQFSGTMNTPCIESNDADPRKLSEKTGGDNCPTGGVTSGMMCKVEPLGSDTDRNCRSVTVSNTVQKYEICYNMMEADFEKQIDEQNSNDFASTATNVQQEAYSEKQIDELDSDGLVSDGTDDKQDSGEIGKLAVNISGVTKLSDVSNNMGISAAGAISPLLYEQQDASAVGVSSGVLKPTIDLQPQFANTPFFSPDDLSHLLAKSDVGQAIIQNSLKGPLSKDSRRN, from the exons ATGTACATGTTTCAGCTTGAACCCTCAGACATACAGCCAGATGCGCAGCAATTCTCCGGTACCATGAATACCCCGTGCATCGAATCCAATGATGCGGATCCGAGAAAACTGTCCGAGAAGACTGGCGGTGATAATTGCCCCACAGGTGGGGTGACAAGTGGGATGATGTGTAAGGTTGAACCACTCGGTTCCGATACCGACAGAAATTGTAGAAGTGTGACAGTTAGCAACACTgttcaaaaatatgaaatttgttACAACATGATGGAAGCTGATTTCGAAAAGCAAATTGACGAACAGAATTCAAACGATTTCGCGAGTACAGCTACGAATGTGCAACAGGAAGCTTATTCCGAGAAGCAAATTGACGAACTCGATTCAGACGGCCTCGTGAGCGACGGCACGGATGATAAACAGGATAGTGGTGAGATAGGCAAGCTAGCGGTAAACATAAGTGGTGTAACCAAGCTATCGGATGTGTCCAATAACATGGGAATTTCAGCTGCTGGTGCAATAAGCCCGCTATTATATGAGCAACAAGATGCATCGGCCGTTGGG gTTTCCTCAGGTGTTCTTAAGCCAACAATCGATCTCCAACCTCAGTTTGCCAACACTCCATTTTTTTCACCAGACGATCTGAGTCATCTACTGGCCAAATCGGATGTCGGACAAGCTATTATCCAGAACAGCTTGAAAGGACCGTTATCGAAGGATAGCAGAAGGAATTAG
- the LOC134202131 gene encoding uncharacterized protein LOC134202131, with protein sequence MYYIPATPPERKNPGGSIYQAYKRLKSVKRDRERRELQHTAKLVAKENNANPHEAEQSEANRWLALNNAPWDTVMKMWKMTETCRFEDTKTLKPVEIIAKYRHYAAPLGYQLIDQDYNSLGFVEGVHKWTELVKKLKPYFILKVHDQFSAAILEFMSHDQATEDILVCCTLMLLNCCVKPCKINKNVRPTILSAQEDTLLFAENLESGVDLIRKLIETYAAQGVAAHPKILAIGSSYRKLTGEFYVIFNRVQYKVDSAARAVDIMIKMCNVMNQPFSKVTKLVWYTVEEVLYDIRAPAQYKEIESINKLLK encoded by the exons ATGTACTACATCCCGGCTACGCCTCCGGAGAGAAAGAATCCAGGAGGATCGATATATCAGGCTTATAAGCGTCTGAAAAGCGTGAAACGTGATCGAGAGCGAAGAGAACTTCAGCATACGGCAAAACTAGTTGCTAAAGAAAACAACGCTAACCCTCATGAAGCTGAACAGTCTGAAGCAAACAGGTGGCTTGCTCTCAATAATGCCCCTTGGGACACAGTgatgaaaatgtggaaaatgaCAGAAACATGTCGATTTGAAGATACAAAGACGCTGAAACCTGTTGAGATTATTGCGAAGTATCGTCATTACGCAGCTCCACTTGGATATCAATTG attgATCAAGACTACAATTCACTTGGATTTGTCGAAGGTGTTCATAAATGGACAGAACTGGTCAAGAAATTAAAACCGTACTTTATTCTCAAAGTACATGACCAGTTCTCCGCCGCTATACTTGAATTTATGAGTCACGATCAAGCTACTGAAG ACATACTTGTATGTTGTACTCTGATGCTACTGAACTGCTGTGTGAAACCCTGCAAGATCAACAAAAATGTCCGGCCAACGATACTCTCTGCCCAGGAAGATACATTGTTGTTTGCTGAAAACCTGGAAAGCGGTGTGGACCTTATCCGTAAACTTATCGAAACGTATGCAGCACAAGGAGTTGCTGCTCACCCTAAAATTTTGGCAATTGGTTCAAGCTACAGAAAGCTTACTGGAGAATTCTATGTGATATTCAACCGTGTTCAGTACAAAGTTGATTCAGCTGCTCGTGCGGTAGATATTATGATCAAGATGTGTAACGTTATGAATCAACCATTTTCGAAGGTTACAAAACTCGTGTGGTACACCGTTGAAGAAGTCCTGTATGATATTCGCGCACCCGCTCAATACAAAGAAATCGAATCCATCAACAAACTTCTGAAATGA